In Polyangium spumosum, a genomic segment contains:
- a CDS encoding glycosyltransferase family 39 protein: MTTHPSRRLPRRRTFLVAVTLLALALRLVWNLVVHPPADHIYSDMAGYFERSTALLDAPLRKDPSAAFFPYGTHALFGLVRVLFGRENHAALAVVLAALGASLVPLVSLLSEQLGRGRIAPRAAALVACFYYPWISLGGYYLSELPFTVCVTAAALFSLRLADTGRGRDAFFFGLSVALGATFRPQILLSLPLLFLVWLARRRALPRVRPSHLARALVPVALVLAVSAARFHYHTDRLGLVSANGPLNFAFGRCHAVDIEARSRGYYASFLPPPMGYLDKRDKKDPDAFVRLDPAFGRRLSVRGTMWNPEPFEALARRCVAKTGPLRQARYAISHVVMLWGFNIAWPDSGTEAFRRPMRRALDLHNVLLLPPMLVAFAASFRTHLARHALLSAHLVALALVAMLYFGDVRYRVPYDGIVIALAFEGLPRMLGWVRGLLPRKVRV, from the coding sequence ATGACCACCCATCCATCGCGCCGGCTCCCTCGCCGCCGCACGTTCCTCGTCGCCGTCACGCTCCTCGCGCTCGCGCTCCGGCTCGTGTGGAACCTCGTGGTCCACCCGCCTGCCGATCACATCTACTCCGACATGGCCGGCTACTTCGAGCGCTCCACGGCCCTGCTCGACGCGCCCCTCCGCAAGGATCCCTCGGCCGCCTTCTTCCCGTACGGCACCCACGCCCTCTTCGGCCTCGTCCGCGTGTTGTTTGGCCGGGAAAACCATGCCGCGCTCGCCGTCGTCCTCGCGGCGCTCGGCGCCTCGCTCGTGCCGCTCGTCTCGCTCCTCTCCGAGCAGCTCGGCCGCGGCCGGATCGCGCCCCGGGCGGCGGCCCTCGTCGCTTGTTTCTATTACCCGTGGATCTCGCTCGGCGGCTACTACCTGAGCGAGCTGCCGTTCACGGTCTGCGTCACGGCCGCGGCCCTGTTTTCGCTTCGCCTCGCCGATACGGGCCGGGGGCGCGACGCCTTTTTTTTCGGCCTCTCCGTCGCGCTCGGCGCCACCTTCCGCCCGCAGATCCTGCTCTCGCTCCCCTTGCTCTTCCTCGTCTGGCTCGCGCGCCGCCGCGCCTTGCCTCGTGTCCGCCCCTCGCACCTCGCGCGCGCGCTCGTGCCCGTCGCCCTCGTGCTCGCCGTCTCCGCCGCGCGTTTTCACTACCACACGGACAGGCTCGGCCTCGTCTCGGCCAACGGCCCGCTCAATTTCGCCTTCGGCCGCTGCCACGCCGTCGACATCGAGGCGCGCTCGCGCGGCTACTACGCCTCGTTCTTGCCGCCGCCCATGGGGTACCTCGACAAGCGCGACAAGAAAGATCCGGACGCCTTCGTTCGGCTCGATCCCGCGTTCGGCAGGAGGCTCTCGGTCCGCGGCACGATGTGGAACCCGGAGCCTTTCGAGGCCCTCGCGCGGCGGTGCGTCGCGAAGACGGGGCCCCTCCGGCAGGCCCGATACGCGATCTCCCACGTGGTGATGCTCTGGGGCTTCAATATCGCCTGGCCCGACTCGGGCACCGAAGCGTTCCGACGCCCCATGCGGCGAGCGCTCGATCTGCACAACGTCCTGCTCCTGCCGCCGATGCTCGTGGCCTTCGCCGCGTCCTTCCGGACGCACCTCGCGCGGCACGCGTTGCTCTCGGCGCACCTCGTCGCGCTCGCCCTCGTGGCCATGCTTTACTTCGGCGACGTACGGTATCGCGTGCCCTACGACGGCATCGTGATCGCCCTCGCATTCGAGGGCCTCCCCCGTATGCTCGGCTGGGTTCGCGGCTTGCTGCCGCGGAAGGTCCGGGTTTGA
- a CDS encoding BtpA/SgcQ family protein has protein sequence MTRVLPSLLGVIHLPPLPGSPRSDGDLGPAEERAFQEAALLVAASYDGVVIENFGDAPFFPGPVPPITIACMTACARAAREGAKGVFLGVNILRNDADAALAVAVAAHADMIRVNVHTGARVTDQGLVQGAAHQTLRARRALSADHIRIFCDVDVKHSAPLAPRPIEEEAHDLAERGLADALLVTGSGTGRAASEADLDTVLRAVSVPVFVASGVTTENLAAVRRAHGIIVGSALRAGGRAGAPIDRDLAARFAEAFRASRR, from the coding sequence GTGACCCGCGTCCTCCCCAGCCTCCTCGGCGTCATCCACCTCCCGCCCCTGCCCGGCAGCCCTCGATCCGACGGGGATCTCGGGCCCGCCGAGGAGCGCGCCTTTCAGGAAGCCGCGCTCCTCGTGGCCGCCAGCTACGACGGCGTCGTCATCGAGAACTTCGGCGACGCGCCCTTCTTCCCCGGCCCCGTCCCGCCGATCACGATCGCGTGCATGACGGCGTGCGCGCGCGCCGCGCGGGAAGGCGCGAAGGGCGTCTTCCTCGGCGTGAACATCCTGCGCAACGACGCGGACGCCGCGCTCGCCGTGGCCGTCGCCGCCCACGCCGACATGATCCGCGTCAACGTGCACACCGGCGCGCGTGTCACCGATCAAGGCCTCGTCCAGGGCGCCGCGCACCAGACGCTCCGCGCGCGCCGCGCGCTCTCGGCCGATCACATCCGCATCTTCTGCGACGTCGACGTCAAGCACTCCGCGCCCCTCGCGCCGCGGCCCATCGAAGAGGAGGCGCACGACCTCGCCGAGCGCGGCCTCGCCGACGCGTTGCTCGTCACCGGCAGCGGCACCGGCCGCGCGGCCTCCGAGGCCGATCTCGACACCGTCCTCCGCGCCGTCTCCGTCCCCGTCTTCGTCGCGAGCGGCGTCACCACCGAGAACCTCGCGGCGGTCCGAAGAGCCCACGGCATCATCGTCGGCTCGGCGCTGCGCGCGGGCGGGCGCGCCGGCGCGCCGATCGACCGCGACCTCGCGGCGCGCTTCGCCGAAGCCTTCCGCGCCTCGCGTCGATGA
- a CDS encoding carbohydrate porin — MRRPGTEFGLRRSRVHGVPSALLAAALCASPSLAAAQTEPTADPEAPATEGAPPPAPPDEAAKQAEPPPAPAPAPANDGGAEKRPDAGDVKPAEQAKAEAPKAQAEADKAAAPPPESGFFLGTYGRVGAASDFRKRPGRDADIVARGSRLDESPYFEIDIQRQDYWKATGTTTRAVITLGTSAPLFHYNADFTIRMAVRNLFLQANNIGTKGLSAWVGSRMYRGDDAYLIDYWPLDNLNTMGGGLRYDFANGRTFLAWHAGLNQPRTGFFSQTVARTPALNQVGATDVNVLDRQKFITSLKASHIVKVGETAGVKAVLYGELHDIPSGQRETEVRGTFETMPDDMGFVVGAQLGAFTGRDASHVNLFLRYAGGAAAYGEFGSPFQLAPDRTSSGARELWVTLSGNWETGPLGLMTAGYFRSFRNASPGLDYHDVDEGIFLARPHLFLSEWGGIATEISYQAQQRGVRSQAATPPGQTIAPPSADPVMGGLFRIGLVPFLSPAGKGSYSRPQLRLIYLLTHRDEGARSMYAKDDVYSLREWEHFFGVGVEWWFNAQTTYGG; from the coding sequence GTGCGACGACCCGGAACCGAATTCGGGCTGCGGAGGAGCCGTGTTCACGGCGTCCCCTCGGCCCTCCTCGCCGCGGCGCTCTGTGCCTCCCCGTCTCTCGCGGCAGCACAAACCGAGCCCACCGCCGACCCAGAGGCCCCCGCGACCGAAGGCGCGCCGCCGCCGGCCCCCCCCGACGAAGCGGCCAAACAGGCCGAGCCGCCGCCTGCGCCTGCGCCTGCGCCTGCGAATGACGGCGGGGCCGAGAAACGCCCCGACGCGGGCGACGTGAAGCCGGCCGAGCAGGCGAAAGCGGAGGCCCCGAAAGCGCAGGCCGAGGCTGACAAGGCCGCGGCGCCGCCGCCGGAGTCCGGGTTTTTCCTGGGCACGTACGGCCGCGTCGGCGCGGCGAGCGATTTCCGCAAGCGCCCCGGCCGCGACGCCGACATCGTGGCGCGCGGCTCGCGCCTCGACGAATCGCCGTACTTCGAGATCGACATCCAGCGCCAGGATTACTGGAAAGCCACGGGCACGACGACGCGCGCCGTGATCACGCTCGGCACCTCGGCGCCGCTCTTTCATTACAATGCGGATTTCACGATCCGCATGGCCGTGCGGAACCTGTTCTTGCAGGCGAACAACATCGGCACGAAGGGCCTCTCGGCCTGGGTCGGCTCGCGCATGTACCGCGGCGACGACGCGTACCTCATCGATTACTGGCCCCTCGACAACCTCAACACGATGGGCGGCGGCCTCCGCTACGATTTCGCGAATGGCCGCACCTTCCTCGCCTGGCACGCCGGCCTGAACCAGCCGCGCACGGGTTTCTTCAGCCAGACCGTGGCGCGCACGCCGGCCTTGAACCAGGTCGGCGCGACGGACGTCAACGTCCTCGACCGGCAGAAGTTCATCACGAGCCTCAAGGCGAGCCATATCGTGAAGGTCGGCGAGACGGCCGGCGTCAAGGCGGTCCTCTACGGCGAGCTCCACGACATCCCCTCCGGCCAGCGCGAGACCGAGGTGCGCGGCACGTTCGAGACCATGCCCGACGATATGGGGTTCGTCGTGGGCGCGCAGCTCGGCGCGTTCACGGGGCGCGACGCCTCGCACGTGAACCTCTTCCTCCGTTATGCGGGCGGCGCCGCGGCGTACGGCGAGTTCGGCTCGCCCTTCCAGCTCGCGCCCGACCGCACCTCGTCGGGCGCGCGTGAGCTATGGGTGACGCTCTCCGGCAACTGGGAGACGGGCCCGCTCGGGCTCATGACGGCCGGGTATTTCCGGAGCTTCCGCAACGCGAGCCCGGGCCTCGATTACCACGACGTCGACGAGGGCATCTTCCTCGCGCGCCCCCATCTCTTCCTCTCCGAGTGGGGCGGCATCGCGACCGAGATCTCCTATCAGGCGCAGCAGCGCGGCGTGCGCTCGCAGGCGGCCACGCCGCCGGGACAAACCATCGCGCCGCCCTCGGCCGATCCGGTCATGGGCGGCCTCTTCCGCATCGGCCTCGTCCCGTTCTTGAGCCCCGCGGGCAAGGGCAGCTACAGCCGCCCGCAGCTCCGGCTCATCTACCTCCTCACGCACCGCGACGAGGGGGCGCGCTCGATGTATGCGAAGGACGACGTCTACAGCCTGAGGGAATGGGAGCATTTCTTCGGCGTCGGGGTCGAGTGGTGGTTCAACGCGCAGACGACCTACGGTGGATGA